A region of Elusimicrobiota bacterium DNA encodes the following proteins:
- a CDS encoding thioredoxin family protein produces the protein MRRILGAVFAGLIIGGGLSASAVEVGEAAPDFSLQDIQGKMQSLAKRRGQFVVLEWVNHGCPFVKKHYDSGNMQALQKEFTGKGVQWLSICSSAEGKQGNMSPAQWRITAKEKGGFATAILLDDWGRVGHLYGAKTTPHMFIVDPKGILIYQGAIDDTPSTDPADVKTAANYVRAALDEALAGKPVTTGETKPYGCGVKYK, from the coding sequence ATGAGACGAATACTTGGTGCGGTTTTTGCCGGACTGATCATCGGCGGGGGCCTTTCCGCTTCGGCTGTGGAAGTGGGGGAGGCGGCTCCGGACTTTTCCCTGCAGGACATTCAGGGGAAAATGCAGTCGCTGGCGAAACGTCGGGGGCAGTTTGTGGTTTTGGAATGGGTCAACCACGGGTGTCCGTTTGTGAAAAAACATTACGACTCCGGGAACATGCAGGCCCTTCAAAAGGAGTTCACGGGGAAAGGGGTTCAGTGGTTGTCCATTTGTTCCTCGGCGGAGGGAAAGCAGGGGAACATGAGCCCCGCCCAGTGGAGAATCACGGCCAAGGAAAAAGGCGGGTTCGCCACGGCCATTCTTTTAGACGACTGGGGGCGGGTCGGCCATCTCTATGGAGCAAAAACGACCCCGCATATGTTCATTGTCGATCCGAAAGGAATTTTAATTTATCAAGGCGCCATCGACGACACCCCGTCGACGGACCCCGCCGATGTGAAGACGGCGGCCAACTACGTTCGGGCGGCGTTGGACGAGGCGTTAGCGGGGAAACCGGTGACGACGGGGGAGACAAAGCCCTATGGATGCGGGGTTAAGTATAAATAA
- a CDS encoding PorV/PorQ family protein, producing the protein MKKINGKIWVGAGLFVLAVSVVRAGGNAGEVGAEFLRMGAGARGMAMGEGFSALVDDATALYWNPAALGGLKDRSATLMHAKTIEDSFYDFGGYGQRLGAGGIGVGLQYYSAGSVDNVDSVGNKTGTTDPNDVAVLVGYGRNVGGYQLGATGKFIRSTLVDSATTFAGDAGVLTPWYFKEKVRLSATIVNVGGKLTYDKDSVDLPMAFRLGTGISILKNWLVGADVVAPKGDDTYIGLGTEYKISVGERMGLALRVGYNTQERGGSDGVSGGMGFRFEGLDVDYALVTQGDLDASHRISVGYRF; encoded by the coding sequence ATGAAAAAAATCAACGGAAAAATATGGGTGGGGGCGGGTTTGTTCGTTTTAGCGGTGTCGGTGGTCAGGGCGGGCGGAAACGCCGGCGAGGTGGGGGCGGAATTTTTGCGGATGGGGGCCGGGGCGCGGGGGATGGCCATGGGGGAAGGTTTTTCCGCCTTGGTCGACGACGCCACGGCGCTTTACTGGAACCCGGCCGCCTTGGGGGGGCTCAAAGATCGGTCCGCCACCCTCATGCACGCCAAGACCATTGAGGATAGTTTTTATGACTTCGGGGGGTATGGGCAGAGACTGGGGGCCGGCGGAATCGGGGTGGGGTTGCAGTATTATTCGGCGGGATCGGTGGACAACGTGGATTCGGTGGGCAACAAGACGGGCACCACCGATCCGAACGATGTGGCCGTGTTGGTGGGGTATGGGCGAAACGTGGGGGGATATCAGCTGGGCGCCACGGGGAAATTCATTCGATCGACCCTGGTGGACTCCGCCACCACCTTCGCCGGCGACGCGGGGGTTTTGACCCCGTGGTATTTTAAGGAAAAGGTCCGCCTGTCCGCTACCATCGTCAACGTGGGCGGAAAGTTGACCTACGACAAAGATTCGGTGGACCTTCCCATGGCTTTTCGCCTGGGGACCGGGATTTCGATCTTGAAGAACTGGTTGGTGGGCGCGGATGTGGTCGCGCCAAAGGGCGACGACACCTACATCGGTTTGGGAACGGAATACAAGATTTCGGTGGGCGAAAGGATGGGCCTGGCGCTCCGGGTGGGTTACAACACACAAGAGCGCGGCGGGTCTGACGGCGTCAGCGGCGGGATGGGATTCCGTTTCGAGGGGTTGGACGTGGATTATGCCCTTGTGACCCAGGGTGACTTGGACGCCAGTCACCGGATATCCGTGGGGTATCGGTTTTAG
- a CDS encoding GlsB/YeaQ/YmgE family stress response membrane protein, with the protein MVDVDLNSVRGFLNSLGALGIVGTVVLGFLAGLVAKVVMPGKDPGGLILTMLIGIGGSWVATYLGHRLHWFRAGGLQGFIAAVVGAFLILFAYRLLRRAVRS; encoded by the coding sequence ATGGTGGACGTTGATTTAAATTCGGTTCGTGGATTTTTGAATTCCTTGGGAGCTTTAGGAATTGTGGGAACCGTGGTCCTCGGATTTTTGGCGGGATTAGTCGCCAAGGTCGTCATGCCCGGCAAAGATCCGGGAGGGTTAATCTTGACCATGCTGATCGGGATCGGCGGGTCCTGGGTGGCCACTTACCTGGGGCATCGCCTTCATTGGTTTCGAGCGGGCGGCCTTCAGGGGTTTATCGCCGCTGTGGTAGGGGCCTTTTTAATCCTTTTCGCCTACCGGTTATTGCGCCGGGCGGTTCGATCTTAG
- a CDS encoding fibronectin type III domain-containing protein, whose product MNACFRAAAVDRAGTLTSFTSPLCVVPPFTPPGAGSLSVLGTDTLSGSWLSAPGATYYVLRVSTNPDNPPVLVAGSSNTVLTSGNISSLLPNTTYYGFVTACNGFGCSIYTALGSTATLANIPVALSTAALDSTSATLAWGANGNPLDTSYRLEQATGIAGPFALAASTIGVSAAATGLSPGVNACFRVAAVDRAGTLTSFTSPLCVVPPFTPPGAGSLSVLGTDTLSGSWLSAPGATYYVLRVSTNPDNPPVLVAGSSTTVLTTGNISSLLPNTTYYGFVNGCNGAGCSSDTGLGLAVSFAAAPIALSTTGVTAVSVSFGFGANGNPSGTLFEIERATDGVSFALTLVTASPAATIGGLAPGGSYSFRVRAVNHAGLASGYSNTVLVVTPSTAPSVPVNLRGTAGSGTLTYDWNPVGTDTAGTPWPPFTVVTYEVSDANDPSGPFAVVALTTVPFHGPVASAGAERYVRVRAEAQTLFSSVTPVIDNVGAGRYVYPSPAGTVVVTPQGS is encoded by the coding sequence GTGAACGCCTGTTTCCGCGCGGCCGCTGTGGATCGAGCGGGGACTTTGACCTCTTTCACCTCCCCGCTCTGCGTGGTTCCGCCCTTCACGCCGCCGGGCGCGGGCTCTCTTTCCGTCCTAGGGACCGATACCCTTTCCGGCAGTTGGCTCTCCGCCCCGGGGGCGACCTATTACGTTTTGCGGGTGTCCACGAATCCGGACAATCCGCCGGTGCTCGTGGCGGGGTCCAGCAACACCGTTTTGACTTCGGGGAACATTTCTTCGCTCCTCCCGAACACCACCTACTACGGCTTCGTTACCGCGTGCAACGGATTCGGCTGTTCTATTTACACAGCGCTCGGCTCCACGGCCACCTTGGCCAATATCCCGGTGGCGTTGTCCACGGCCGCGCTCGATTCGACCTCCGCCACTCTCGCCTGGGGTGCCAACGGGAACCCCCTCGATACCTCTTATCGGTTGGAACAGGCCACGGGAATCGCGGGGCCTTTTGCGCTCGCGGCTTCCACTATTGGCGTGAGCGCCGCGGCCACGGGGCTTTCGCCTGGCGTGAACGCCTGTTTCCGCGTGGCCGCTGTGGATCGAGCGGGGACTTTGACCTCTTTCACCTCCCCGCTCTGCGTGGTTCCGCCCTTCACGCCGCCGGGCGCGGGCTCTCTTTCCGTCCTAGGGACCGATACCCTTTCCGGCAGTTGGCTCTCCGCCCCGGGGGCGACCTATTACGTTTTGCGGGTGTCCACGAATCCGGACAATCCGCCGGTGCTCGTGGCGGGGTCCAGCACGACCGTGTTGACGACGGGAAACATTTCTTCGCTCCTGCCCAACACCACCTACTACGGCTTCGTGAACGGGTGCAACGGAGCCGGTTGTAGTTCAGATACCGGGTTGGGGTTGGCGGTCTCCTTTGCCGCCGCACCGATCGCGTTGTCCACCACGGGAGTGACGGCTGTTTCCGTGTCGTTTGGGTTTGGCGCCAACGGGAACCCGTCGGGGACGCTGTTTGAAATTGAAAGGGCCACGGACGGCGTTTCTTTCGCGCTGACCCTCGTGACGGCGTCCCCCGCGGCGACCATCGGCGGGCTTGCGCCGGGGGGATCCTATAGCTTTCGGGTTCGCGCGGTTAACCACGCGGGACTGGCCAGCGGTTACTCCAACACCGTCTTGGTCGTTACCCCGAGCACGGCCCCGTCGGTTCCGGTGAATCTGCGGGGAACGGCCGGGAGCGGGACCTTGACCTACGACTGGAACCCCGTTGGGACCGATACGGCGGGGACTCCTTGGCCGCCGTTCACGGTGGTGACCTACGAGGTTTCCGACGCCAACGACCCCTCAGGGCCCTTCGCCGTTGTCGCCCTGACGACGGTTCCGTTCCACGGGCCGGTGGCGTCGGCAGGAGCGGAACGGTATGTTCGGGTGAGGGCAGAGGCCCAAACGCTCTTCTCCTCCGTGACGCCGGTCATCGATAACGTGGGAGCGGGGCGGTACGTCTACCCCTCCCCGGCGGGAACCGTGGTCGTGACACCCCAGGGCTCTTGA
- a CDS encoding HAD family phosphatase, with the protein MTKITTLFWDVGGVLLTNAWDRSSRRKAVERFRLEGEEFEDRHERVNGDFEKGKLTLDEYLDQTIFYRKRSFSKTSFKTFMFAQSQPNLESLALMEQIAAGGGYSIHALNNESRELNEDRIRRFGLDRFFDVFLSSCFLGLRKPDEAMFRLALEVTHRSPEETLLIDDRLLNLEGAGRVSMNTLRFINAAQTEKELKKRGIEW; encoded by the coding sequence ATGACCAAAATCACGACGTTGTTTTGGGATGTGGGCGGGGTTCTGCTGACCAACGCCTGGGATCGGTCGTCCCGGCGGAAGGCGGTGGAACGGTTTCGGTTGGAAGGGGAAGAGTTCGAAGACCGCCACGAACGGGTGAACGGGGATTTTGAAAAGGGAAAATTGACCCTGGACGAATACCTCGATCAAACGATTTTTTACCGAAAACGATCGTTTTCAAAAACGTCGTTCAAGACGTTCATGTTCGCTCAATCCCAACCAAACTTGGAGTCCTTGGCGCTCATGGAACAGATCGCGGCCGGCGGAGGCTATTCGATCCACGCGCTGAACAACGAGTCCAGGGAACTCAATGAAGACCGGATCCGCCGGTTTGGGCTGGATCGCTTCTTCGACGTTTTTCTGTCTTCGTGTTTTTTGGGTTTGCGAAAACCGGACGAAGCGATGTTCCGATTGGCGCTTGAAGTGACGCATCGATCTCCCGAAGAAACGCTGTTGATTGACGACCGACTTCTGAACCTCGAGGGGGCGGGCCGGGTTTCCATGAACACGCTCCGATTCATCAACGCGGCCCAAACAGAAAAGGAATTGAAGAAACGAGGAATCGAATGGTGA
- the yciA gene encoding acyl-CoA thioester hydrolase YciA has protein sequence MKEPAGSNQKPDGLLVLRTLAMPRDTNPNGDIFGGWIMSQMDIGGGLLASEVAEGSVVTVTADKMTFLHPVRVGDTVCVYAKLLRIGRSSMDIHLEAWAKGLVDDFARDRRRVTTGLFRYVAIDKNHRPRPVPARARNKIDRRSSSA, from the coding sequence TTGAAGGAACCCGCCGGTTCCAATCAAAAACCCGACGGCCTGTTGGTTTTGAGGACGTTGGCCATGCCGCGGGACACCAATCCGAATGGGGACATTTTCGGTGGGTGGATCATGTCCCAAATGGACATCGGGGGAGGGCTCTTGGCCAGCGAAGTCGCCGAGGGGTCCGTGGTAACGGTGACGGCGGACAAAATGACGTTTCTCCACCCGGTCCGCGTGGGCGATACGGTGTGCGTATATGCGAAACTTCTGCGCATCGGCCGTTCCTCCATGGACATTCATCTAGAAGCATGGGCCAAAGGGTTGGTGGACGACTTCGCCCGCGACCGGCGCCGGGTCACCACCGGCCTTTTCCGTTACGTGGCGATTGATAAAAATCATCGTCCCCGTCCCGTGCCCGCCCGAGCGAGAAATAAAATCGATCGGCGATCTTCCTCCGCTTGA
- a CDS encoding acetate/propionate family kinase, which produces MRHEKSALEKRILTLNGGSSSIKFTLFEAGGTFRRALAGTLERIGWADARIRFRNEGGEEGKERVGSISRESAASFLLKWLEKRVDFARVEGVGHRVVFGMNRSRPERVTAALLRDLTRFIPFDPDHLPGEIGLMKAVRERHPGLRQVACFDTAFHQTLPRVAKIVPIPRRFEKAGLVRFGFHGLSYSSLMGQLERVGGKKEARGRVILAHLGNGASLAAVRGGKSVDTSMGFTPAAGLVMGTRPGDLDPGVAWHLLKNAGLSPDQYNHLIHHESGLLGVSETSSDMRDLIERERTDVRAAEAVDLFCYQTKKWIGSFAAVLGGMETLVFSGGIGENSSVVRERICEGLGFLGIALDRRRNSKGEEIISTTGSKTTIRVIRTDEEAQIAELVQRVLKI; this is translated from the coding sequence GTGCGACATGAAAAAAGCGCCTTGGAGAAACGAATCTTAACCCTGAATGGCGGGTCCTCCAGCATTAAATTCACTTTGTTTGAGGCGGGGGGGACGTTTCGCCGCGCCCTGGCGGGGACCCTTGAACGCATCGGATGGGCGGACGCTCGGATCCGGTTTCGGAACGAGGGCGGGGAGGAGGGGAAGGAACGGGTCGGTTCAATTTCGCGGGAGTCGGCGGCCTCCTTTTTGTTGAAATGGTTGGAGAAACGGGTGGATTTCGCGCGCGTCGAAGGCGTGGGACACCGCGTGGTATTCGGAATGAACCGATCCCGACCGGAACGGGTGACAGCGGCTTTGCTACGGGACCTGACGCGGTTCATCCCTTTCGACCCGGACCACCTCCCGGGTGAAATCGGACTGATGAAGGCGGTTCGGGAACGGCATCCGGGCCTGCGCCAAGTGGCTTGTTTTGACACGGCCTTTCACCAAACCCTTCCCCGGGTGGCCAAAATCGTGCCGATTCCCCGCAGGTTTGAAAAAGCCGGGCTGGTTCGGTTCGGGTTTCATGGGCTGTCCTACTCTTCCCTCATGGGACAACTGGAACGCGTGGGGGGGAAGAAAGAAGCGCGGGGGCGAGTGATCTTGGCGCATCTCGGGAACGGAGCGAGTTTGGCGGCGGTGCGCGGGGGGAAAAGCGTGGACACCAGCATGGGGTTTACTCCGGCGGCGGGGCTCGTGATGGGGACCCGACCAGGGGACCTGGACCCCGGGGTGGCGTGGCATTTGTTGAAAAACGCGGGGCTCTCTCCCGATCAATACAATCATTTGATCCATCATGAATCCGGCCTGCTCGGCGTGTCTGAAACGAGTTCCGACATGCGGGATTTAATCGAACGGGAACGCACCGATGTTCGGGCGGCCGAAGCCGTGGATTTGTTTTGCTATCAGACGAAAAAATGGATCGGTTCTTTCGCGGCCGTGTTGGGCGGGATGGAAACCCTTGTTTTTTCAGGCGGGATAGGGGAGAATTCTTCCGTGGTGAGAGAACGCATTTGCGAGGGGCTTGGGTTTCTGGGAATCGCGCTGGACCGCCGGCGGAATTCCAAGGGCGAAGAGATCATTTCCACCACCGGTTCAAAGACCACCATCCGCGTGATTCGAACGGATGAGGAAGCTCAGATCGCGGAGCTGGTGCAGAGGGTCTTAAAGATTTAA
- a CDS encoding YecH family protein produces the protein MGESIHGHDVMRMMVEANRPFTEEQLEAAIQTRFGAEARFHTCSASEMTAKELIGFLRSRSKFIVSDTELSMASENICDHGDH, from the coding sequence ATGGGTGAATCGATTCACGGGCACGATGTCATGCGGATGATGGTGGAGGCGAACCGGCCCTTTACCGAAGAACAGCTGGAGGCCGCCATCCAGACTCGCTTTGGGGCGGAGGCGCGGTTTCATACCTGTTCGGCGTCCGAAATGACGGCCAAAGAGTTGATTGGGTTTTTGCGGTCGAGAAGCAAGTTCATCGTTTCCGACACCGAACTCTCCATGGCTTCGGAAAACATTTGCGATCACGGGGATCATTGA
- a CDS encoding thioredoxin family protein: MNRYGRFIAFLLALSAACGGVRAGEAHVRAELFSEPAAVSPGTPFWVAVRLTMAPGWHTYSKDPGDSGLPTKIRWRLPDGFAAGEIQWPVPKRIETPPLVNFGYEDTVSLLVQLTPPSSLAGEKAILSAQVTWLECKDVCVPGKADVSLTVPVSSQPSPPTAEMASFFAEARARLPAGSETAPSASRDPPLSLGFALLLAFLGGLLLNLMPCVLPVLSIKFLGFLETPRETLRKHGLLYGAGVLLSFLVLAGLLIVLRAGGEKLGWGFQLQSPVFVGFLGALFFALGLNLLGVFEIGTSLVGLGGFLGGKSSRNAFLSGVLAVLVATPCTAPFMGPALGYALTQSALSSLIIFCSLGFGLAFPYVLLSFFPVGLRWIPKPGAWMLTLKQGMAFLFFGTSLWMVWVLGLQRGTEMVSVLLLIFLGISVGAWLAGPVAERARSDVKRIRVRRVGVAVAVLSALGLWALGGPATERPDDHRYSQAKVDSLLAEGRPVFVDFTAAWCITCQVNERTTLSSSKVREAFRKRNVAVLVADWTNRDPDITRALEQFGRNGVPLYVLYSARGERVVLPAVLTPDIVLKALDSLQE; the protein is encoded by the coding sequence ATAAACAGATACGGTCGTTTTATCGCTTTTCTTCTCGCCCTCTCGGCGGCGTGTGGCGGAGTTCGCGCGGGGGAGGCCCATGTTCGGGCGGAACTTTTTTCCGAGCCGGCGGCGGTTTCGCCGGGAACGCCGTTTTGGGTGGCGGTTCGCCTCACCATGGCGCCGGGGTGGCACACTTACTCTAAAGATCCGGGGGATTCGGGACTTCCCACCAAAATTCGTTGGCGTCTCCCGGACGGGTTTGCGGCGGGGGAGATTCAATGGCCGGTGCCCAAACGGATTGAAACGCCGCCGTTGGTTAACTTCGGCTATGAAGATACGGTTTCCCTGTTGGTCCAACTAACCCCGCCGTCTTCGTTGGCGGGGGAAAAAGCGATTCTCTCGGCTCAGGTGACGTGGCTGGAATGCAAAGATGTCTGCGTGCCTGGAAAGGCCGACGTTTCACTGACCGTTCCGGTTTCCTCACAGCCATCGCCCCCCACGGCCGAGATGGCGTCGTTCTTCGCCGAAGCCCGGGCGCGGCTTCCCGCGGGAAGCGAAACGGCGCCTTCCGCTTCCAGAGATCCGCCCCTTTCCCTGGGGTTCGCTCTTCTGTTGGCCTTTCTGGGGGGGCTTTTGCTGAACCTGATGCCCTGCGTTTTGCCGGTTCTCTCCATCAAGTTCCTGGGCTTTTTGGAAACACCGCGGGAAACGTTGCGTAAACATGGGCTCCTTTATGGGGCGGGGGTTTTGCTTTCCTTTTTGGTTTTGGCGGGACTTTTGATCGTTCTTCGGGCGGGCGGGGAAAAACTGGGGTGGGGATTTCAGCTCCAATCGCCGGTGTTCGTGGGGTTCTTGGGGGCGCTGTTTTTCGCGCTGGGGCTCAACCTGCTGGGCGTTTTTGAAATTGGGACCTCGTTGGTGGGGTTGGGCGGGTTCTTGGGGGGGAAATCGTCTCGGAACGCTTTTTTGAGCGGGGTCTTGGCGGTTTTGGTGGCGACGCCTTGCACGGCGCCGTTCATGGGGCCGGCGTTGGGGTATGCGCTGACCCAATCGGCCCTGTCCTCTTTGATCATTTTCTGTTCCTTAGGATTTGGCCTGGCGTTCCCCTACGTGTTGTTGTCCTTCTTTCCAGTGGGGTTGCGATGGATCCCCAAACCCGGCGCCTGGATGCTGACCCTTAAGCAGGGCATGGCCTTCCTCTTTTTTGGCACCAGCCTTTGGATGGTGTGGGTGCTGGGCCTGCAACGGGGAACGGAGATGGTTTCCGTATTGCTCCTCATCTTTCTGGGCATTTCCGTTGGGGCCTGGCTCGCGGGGCCGGTGGCGGAACGAGCGCGTTCCGACGTTAAAAGAATCCGGGTGCGGCGGGTCGGCGTGGCGGTCGCTGTTCTCTCCGCGCTCGGGTTGTGGGCGTTGGGCGGGCCGGCCACGGAGAGGCCGGACGACCACCGATATTCCCAAGCCAAGGTGGACTCTCTTTTGGCGGAGGGACGGCCGGTCTTCGTGGATTTCACGGCGGCTTGGTGCATCACCTGCCAGGTGAATGAGCGGACCACCCTGTCCTCCTCGAAAGTTCGGGAAGCCTTTCGGAAACGGAACGTCGCCGTCCTCGTGGCGGACTGGACAAACCGAGACCCCGATATCACCCGAGCTTTGGAACAATTCGGGCGAAACGGGGTGCCGCTCTATGTTCTTTATTCGGCGCGGGGGGAGAGGGTTGTTCTGCCCGCGGTTTTAACACCGGATATTGTATTGAAGGCTTTGGATTCACTTCAAGAATAG
- a CDS encoding cation-translocating P-type ATPase, translating to MVTPPAGTAPRDPAKAWHSRTVEETWADLGSGWDGLSVGEAEKRLVENGPNQLREAQPVRPIHILLRQLKGLLVWVLLAAGTVSFLLGELLDGGAIVAILILNAVIGFYQEFQAETSIAALKRLTSPRARVWRGGKVTLVPASAVVAGDLLDLEAGDLVAADARVVKAASLKCVESALTGESDAVGKQTEAILGIDPPLGDRTNLIFMGTSVAAGTGRAVVVATGMGTELGRIATLLEKAGEDEGTPLQKRLAGVGRVLVWATLGIVGLLFALGYWRGTAPIELFMTSVSLAVAAVPEGLPAVVTVALALGVSRMSRRAALVRRLPAVETLGSTTVICTDKTGTLTVGEMTVRRLQVAGQPYEVTGEGYGPGGEILLDGRSVSAVPDSVTELALGLVASANAHLEQKKGVWRVIGDPTEGALLALGLKAGWSQERVEREFPKVDEIPFDSDRKRSTVIRRLPSGVRRAFTNGAPDQILPLCTHLYTAEGVRPLTEKDRQALLAENASLAGQALRVLGSARRDLGPDFQGPVSAETVERELVFVGLTGMYDPPRPEGKEAVAKCRAAGIRVIMITGDHPQTALAIARELGIATEETACTGTELDGLSEEDLKRRVLRTHVYARVSAEHKLRIVRAWKSHGAVVAMTGDGVNDAPAIKGADIGIAMGRTGTEVTKQASDMVITDDNFATIVAAVEEGRGIYDNIQKTLQYLLAGNTAEILLMAVCVVVGSPAPLLPIHLLWINLVTDGLPALCLATDPIDPDVMRHPPRRSTARMMDGRFLGTMMFTGFLTAGVSLGVFFAVLKTGDLALARTQAFTVLVFSELLRSFGTRDKRKPLWRISWLSNLPLLLVVALSLGLQFLSLHNRMFGGFLKSATVPLAESLPLLALGAIPLLTLELVKIFRNGGVSRAT from the coding sequence ATGGTGACCCCTCCGGCCGGGACCGCCCCGCGGGACCCCGCCAAAGCCTGGCACTCCCGGACGGTGGAAGAAACCTGGGCGGATTTGGGTTCCGGCTGGGATGGCCTGTCTGTTGGAGAGGCCGAAAAACGCCTCGTGGAGAATGGGCCGAACCAACTGCGGGAAGCGCAACCCGTGCGGCCAATCCACATTCTCCTCCGACAGCTGAAGGGACTTTTGGTGTGGGTCCTCCTCGCCGCCGGGACCGTCTCTTTTCTCCTGGGTGAACTATTGGATGGCGGCGCCATCGTGGCCATCCTTATCTTGAACGCCGTGATCGGGTTCTACCAGGAGTTCCAGGCGGAAACCTCCATCGCGGCGCTGAAACGGTTGACCTCGCCCCGGGCGAGGGTTTGGCGGGGAGGTAAGGTGACGTTGGTTCCGGCCTCCGCCGTCGTGGCGGGGGACCTTCTGGACCTGGAAGCCGGCGACCTCGTTGCGGCGGACGCTCGGGTGGTGAAGGCGGCGTCTCTCAAATGCGTCGAATCGGCCCTGACCGGCGAATCGGACGCGGTGGGGAAACAAACCGAGGCCATCTTGGGCATTGACCCCCCCCTGGGGGACCGGACCAACCTGATTTTCATGGGGACCAGCGTCGCGGCGGGGACGGGGCGCGCCGTGGTGGTGGCCACGGGCATGGGCACGGAATTGGGGCGCATTGCGACCCTCCTTGAAAAGGCGGGCGAGGACGAAGGAACGCCGCTACAGAAAAGGCTCGCGGGTGTGGGGCGGGTTTTGGTTTGGGCGACGCTCGGCATCGTGGGCCTTCTCTTTGCGCTGGGGTATTGGCGGGGGACGGCGCCGATCGAACTTTTCATGACCTCGGTGAGCCTCGCCGTGGCGGCGGTGCCGGAGGGGTTGCCGGCGGTGGTCACGGTGGCGCTGGCGCTCGGGGTCTCCCGCATGTCCCGGCGGGCGGCGCTCGTGCGACGGCTCCCCGCCGTGGAAACCCTGGGGTCCACCACCGTCATTTGCACCGACAAGACAGGAACCTTGACCGTTGGAGAAATGACCGTTCGCCGCCTCCAGGTGGCGGGGCAACCCTACGAGGTAACCGGAGAAGGCTACGGGCCCGGGGGCGAAATTCTTTTGGACGGGAGAAGCGTATCGGCCGTGCCGGATTCCGTGACCGAGCTGGCCCTAGGACTGGTGGCCTCCGCCAACGCCCACTTAGAGCAGAAAAAGGGCGTCTGGCGGGTGATCGGGGATCCCACCGAGGGCGCGCTTCTGGCGCTTGGGCTCAAAGCGGGGTGGAGCCAGGAACGAGTGGAACGGGAGTTTCCAAAAGTGGACGAAATCCCTTTCGACTCGGACCGAAAGAGAAGCACGGTCATCCGCCGCCTGCCGAGCGGTGTTCGCCGCGCGTTCACGAACGGCGCGCCCGACCAGATCCTTCCGCTTTGCACGCACTTGTACACCGCTGAAGGGGTCCGGCCTTTGACGGAGAAGGACCGGCAGGCCCTGCTGGCCGAAAACGCTTCCCTGGCGGGGCAGGCTCTTCGGGTTTTGGGGTCCGCTCGGCGGGACCTGGGACCTGATTTCCAAGGGCCGGTGTCGGCGGAAACCGTGGAGCGGGAACTGGTGTTCGTGGGTTTGACCGGGATGTACGATCCCCCCCGACCGGAGGGAAAAGAAGCGGTGGCCAAGTGCCGCGCTGCGGGGATTCGCGTCATCATGATTACGGGAGACCATCCCCAGACCGCATTGGCCATCGCCCGCGAACTCGGCATTGCCACGGAAGAGACCGCTTGCACCGGGACGGAGTTGGACGGGCTGTCGGAAGAAGACTTGAAACGGCGCGTGCTCCGGACCCACGTCTACGCGCGGGTGAGCGCCGAACACAAACTGCGGATCGTTCGCGCTTGGAAAAGCCACGGCGCCGTGGTGGCCATGACTGGAGACGGGGTGAACGACGCGCCCGCCATCAAGGGGGCGGACATCGGCATCGCCATGGGGCGAACCGGGACCGAAGTGACCAAACAGGCGTCGGACATGGTGATCACGGACGACAATTTCGCGACCATCGTGGCCGCGGTGGAAGAGGGCCGCGGGATTTACGACAACATTCAAAAAACTCTTCAATACCTTCTGGCGGGAAATACCGCTGAAATCCTGCTGATGGCGGTGTGCGTGGTGGTCGGATCGCCGGCGCCTCTCCTGCCGATCCACCTGCTATGGATCAACCTGGTGACCGACGGCCTGCCGGCGCTTTGCCTGGCGACCGACCCCATCGACCCGGACGTGATGCGGCATCCCCCGCGCCGCTCCACCGCGCGGATGATGGACGGACGGTTTTTGGGCACGATGATGTTCACGGGTTTCCTGACGGCGGGGGTTTCCCTGGGGGTGTTCTTCGCGGTTCTTAAAACCGGCGACCTCGCCTTGGCCCGGACCCAGGCTTTCACGGTGTTGGTTTTTTCCGAATTGCTTCGGTCGTTCGGAACCCGCGACAAACGCAAACCGCTCTGGCGGATTTCCTGGCTTTCCAACCTCCCGCTCCTCCTCGTGGTGGCGTTGTCTTTGGGCCTTCAGTTCCTGAGTTTGCACAACCGAATGTTCGGTGGATTCTTAAAATCCGCAACGGTCCCGCTCGCGGAGAGCCTTCCCTTGTTGGCCTTGGGAGCGATCCCGTTATTGACATTGGAACTGGTGAAAATCTTTCGGAACGGGGGGGTCTCCCGTGCGACATGA